The sequence below is a genomic window from Anas platyrhynchos isolate ZD024472 breed Pekin duck chromosome 20, IASCAAS_PekinDuck_T2T, whole genome shotgun sequence.
CATCCAAGGGATTTAAAAGATGCTTTACCATTTCGTAGGGTACCAAAGGTGACGTTGGTGTGTTGCTTGAGCCTGGCTGAGGGGTTGTTTTCACCCTCAGAGGAAGGAATCCATCCAGATTCAGGATTGCAGGTACGCAAGGTATGCGTTCCTTTGTCCCTTGTTGATGGCTCTTCCCTGACTCGTCGCCCCAGGGGGAAGAAACAGAACTGGATGAGTTTGGGACACTGCTAAAAATAAAGGTTGGGAAGCTCACGGAGGCCTTGGCCTCTGATGAACGCGATTCAGAGGTTCTGCTCCCCGGCAGGGACACAGCAGCTCTCAAAAGGACAGACAGAAACCACCTGCCCGCGGCAGAAGATACGGGGATAGGAACAGAGAGGATATTCAGGTTAATACCAAATGAGCGCTTTGATTAAGCAGAAGGGTGCTGTGTGCCCGTGTTTGGGCAGCACGCAGAGGGGACGAGCATAAACGGCAGCGCGGTGCGTGCTGTGCTAGGGACCCGCGGCAGCCCGCCTGCAGAGCTTCTCCTTTcacaaaaggtatttttaatacttctaTAATTATCTTCCTTTCGGTATTCATCCCATTTCCCGTTTTCTGGCCCTTGCTTTCCGACGGTGAGTGCTCTTAGGGCAGCACTGATCTCCTGGCTCGGGAAGGCTGGAAGCCGCAGGACGCAGAGACAGCGAGAGCGAGCCGGCTGCTCCTCGGGCTTCAGCTGCATTCGGGAGCCTTTTGGAGGCAATTTGCTCAGAAGAATCAGAGATGgattttcaaaaggaaaggCTGCTCGCCTGAGAGCATCAAGCACTCCGATTTCCGCGGCTCAGAGAGCCAGATGCAGGGCTGGGATGCTCTTGGGCTCTGGAGGAGCTGGCTCCTGTGCTTCACCTCCTTTCAGCCACGGGGATGCTGAGAAGTGGAGCAAAAAGGATGGGCGTTTTGTCCTGTTTGCAAGGTGGGGGggtgggaaaaaaaggcaaaagcaaagTGGGATTGTAAAAGCTGCGAGCCATTATTTGAAGATTACAAAATGATTCCTGAAGTAGGAGTCTCGTGGTAGGGAAAGGGCCCAAGTCTCTGCTTGGAGTGAGCTTGCAACGGGAGGCACAAGCACTTCCCCAGATTTCTGAAGTTCTTTCCAAAAGCACTTCAAGCTGGTAGGCAAGGTAGGTATCTGTAAATCAGCCTACGTGAAACCACACCTCTGCCTCCAGAAGTCTTTTGTCTGTGTCTGCGGAGCAGCACGGTTTTAATCTTGTGAGGTAATCGCACGATTCTGCTGTTTGATAGCGGGCTGCTGTCCCTAGCAAGGTGCCAGGCTGAAAATTCAGCCGAAGAAATAATTGCCAGCCGTAAAATACCGTACGTGGAGCCTCCTTCCATTTGCTGAACTTGGACTGACGAGGACTTCCTAATGGACAAAAAGACACTCAGAGTGCTTTCAGATGGCAGCATCTAGAAGAGAGCTCAGATTTAAGTGGAGGCTTGAGCCGAAGTGCTCTGTAAGGCTCCCACCTCGGCGTTACGCGAGTGTCATGTTTAATTCATAACTTTCTGATTTCTGAATCACACGCTAAAGATTTTGCAAATGGCTCGAAGGGTCACGGGGAGGCAGCCTTAAATTAAGAGACTGAAAGGCTGgcccaccaccaccagccacAATAAATACTGCAGGCTGCAGTGCTGAGAGCACGTTACCTGGTTTTGTCCAGCTGTAAACGTGCTCTGAGCAAAACACGGGTTTGGTTTGGCTCCTCTGGGCAGTTTTATCCTGAAGTTGAACTGGGGGTGCTGTTGGTCTCCAGGTAATAAAGGGAACGAGGGATGTGGTGGATGATCTGCTGGTGTGGGGAGGTGAAGCTGTGCCTCTCGGTTCCCTGGAGATTTCCTCCCCTCGCCGCGTGGTTGTCGTGTCCTGGGGTTGGTCCCTGGCTTGCCAGAGTCAGCATTGATGAATTTCCTTTCTCCGCAGGGGACACTACACAGAAAATGAGATCTGCACAGTATCCTACCCCAGCAGAATTGGATGCTTATGCTAAGAAGGTCGCCAACAACCCACTGACTATAAAGATTTTCCCCAACAGCGTCAAGGTTCCCCAGAGGAAACACATTCGCCGTACTGTGAACGGACTTGATACTTCGGGCCAGAGGTACAGTCCTTACCCGTCTCAGGCCACCACGAAAACGGGCCTCCTGGCCATAGTCAAATCTCCAGCGAAAGGAATTCTCAAGGACTTTGACGGGACACGCACACGCCTGCTGCCGGAAGCGATGATGAATCCCCCTTCCACCCCCTACGTTGCACCGAGCACTTTAACCCACCCCCAGGCGCTTGCTCGCCAGCAGGCTCTCCAGCATGCACAGACTTTGCCGCACCCCCAGAGCATCCCGCAGCCGCAGACTTTGCAGCACCCTCAGGGGATACCACAGCCACAAAGCTTAGCTCACCCTCAGGGGATCCCGCAGGCGCTGCCGCACCCTCAGAATATGCAGCAGCCGCAGGGCTTGCAGCATCCTCAGCCCATGGCGCACCAGACTCTGCAGCACCCCCCCGCCCCTTTGCTGCAGCCGGGTTTACATGGAAGCAGAAAGATGCCGGATGCAGACGCGCCGCCGAATGTGACCGTGTCTACCTCAACCATTCCCCTCTCTATGGCTGCCACCCTGCAGCAGAACCAGCCACCGGACCTGAGCAGCATCGTGCATCAGATCAACCAGTTCTGCCAGGCCAGAGCTGGCATTAGCACTACCTCAGTCTGTGAGGGACAGATCGccaaccccagccccataaGTCGCAACCTGCTTATCAATGCAAGTACCAGGGTATCTACTCACAACGTCCCCACGCCCATGCCTTCCTGTGGAGTAAACCCTGCGgaccatgctgctgctgctattccTTCTGCCTCCGTTAACGTGCCCATGGTGAATATGAACAGGGTGCCGCCCGCCTACCCGAACGAAATCAAACCGGTCGCCT
It includes:
- the FAM222B gene encoding protein FAM222B isoform X3 encodes the protein MRSAQYPTPAELDAYAKKVANNPLTIKIFPNSVKVPQRKHIRRTVNGLDTSGQRYSPYPSQATTKTGLLAIVKSPAKGILKDFDGTRTRLLPEAMMNPPSTPYVAPSTLTHPQALARQQALQHAQTLPHPQSIPQPQTLQHPQGIPQPQSLAHPQGIPQALPHPQNMQQPQGLQHPQPMAHQTLQHPPAPLLQPGLHGSRKMPDADAPPNVTVSTSTIPLSMAATLQQNQPPDLSSIVHQINQFCQARAGISTTSVCEGQIANPSPISRNLLINASTRVSTHNVPTPMPSCGVNPADHAAAAIPSASVNVPMVNMNRVPPAYPNEIKPVAWNQHQLAHLQQMCGDAAGPAGLAGKHPQREMAGQSFPGKTAGYPQELCMGQSFGLKPPLEKPTPSPPVNGLQGPLPYTNGHYFQPMWNNILPTPNSDSSGSQDLAMPFHGGQAAGAPLDCAGGTHYRAGAGPSSQNNVMQTMDYLSGDFQQACFRDQSMAVLGKVHRPPINRAPEPTDSRNLHIQHPGYR
- the FAM222B gene encoding protein FAM222B isoform X2, coding for MLACLPGPGDLSFQLLSYTQMNTGLQKWDTTQKMRSAQYPTPAELDAYAKKVANNPLTIKIFPNSVKVPQRKHIRRTVNGLDTSGQRYSPYPSQATTKTGLLAIVKSPAKGILKDFDGTRTRLLPEAMMNPPSTPYVAPSTLTHPQALARQQALQHAQTLPHPQSIPQPQTLQHPQGIPQPQSLAHPQGIPQALPHPQNMQQPQGLQHPQPMAHQTLQHPPAPLLQPGLHGSRKMPDADAPPNVTVSTSTIPLSMAATLQQNQPPDLSSIVHQINQFCQARAGISTTSVCEGQIANPSPISRNLLINASTRVSTHNVPTPMPSCGVNPADHAAAAIPSASVNVPMVNMNRVPPAYPNEIKPVAWNQHQLAHLQQMCGDAAGPAGLAGKHPQREMAGQSFPGKTAGYPQELCMGQSFGLKPPLEKPTPSPPVNGLQGPLPYTNGHYFQPMWNNILPTPNSDSSGSQDLAMPFHGGQAAGAPLDCAGGTHYRAGAGPSSQNNVMQTMDYLSGDFQQACFRDQSMAVLGKVHRPPINRAPEPTDSRNLHIQHPGYR
- the FAM222B gene encoding protein FAM222B isoform X1, whose amino-acid sequence is MTRCVGSVYVMIKLCWSMRSFLPVPSRFTPRFYSAVSKFRLAEAVVRLEYQPKNHACIFSQCIQSRKAIFGDTTQKMRSAQYPTPAELDAYAKKVANNPLTIKIFPNSVKVPQRKHIRRTVNGLDTSGQRYSPYPSQATTKTGLLAIVKSPAKGILKDFDGTRTRLLPEAMMNPPSTPYVAPSTLTHPQALARQQALQHAQTLPHPQSIPQPQTLQHPQGIPQPQSLAHPQGIPQALPHPQNMQQPQGLQHPQPMAHQTLQHPPAPLLQPGLHGSRKMPDADAPPNVTVSTSTIPLSMAATLQQNQPPDLSSIVHQINQFCQARAGISTTSVCEGQIANPSPISRNLLINASTRVSTHNVPTPMPSCGVNPADHAAAAIPSASVNVPMVNMNRVPPAYPNEIKPVAWNQHQLAHLQQMCGDAAGPAGLAGKHPQREMAGQSFPGKTAGYPQELCMGQSFGLKPPLEKPTPSPPVNGLQGPLPYTNGHYFQPMWNNILPTPNSDSSGSQDLAMPFHGGQAAGAPLDCAGGTHYRAGAGPSSQNNVMQTMDYLSGDFQQACFRDQSMAVLGKVHRPPINRAPEPTDSRNLHIQHPGYR